In Persicimonas caeni, a single window of DNA contains:
- a CDS encoding alpha/beta fold hydrolase produces the protein MDINSSQNIEIHIPGLEIAAKTWGPEDGKPVLSAHGWLDNAATFDRLAPMLDGLRIVAFDFPGHGRSDHRPPGVTYHFIDWVPIFFDVADALGWQTFSLMCHSMGAAAASLAAGTYPERIERMVLIDGLGPWASPASEAPGQLRKALDERKVLSEKSSRVFNSPEDAVNTVSEVHGLSPANAKLLVDRGLEQLDDGQWRFTYDLFLRGASNLRLTEEQVLAFFGEIECPSLLIRPRSGWPTDAAHMQRRIDAIATLEVFEVEGGHHVHLENPERIVDAVGEFLNPH, from the coding sequence ATGGACATCAACAGCAGCCAGAACATCGAGATCCACATTCCCGGCCTCGAGATCGCCGCCAAAACATGGGGTCCGGAGGACGGAAAACCGGTCCTGAGCGCCCACGGCTGGCTCGACAACGCCGCCACCTTCGATCGCCTCGCTCCGATGCTCGACGGGTTGCGCATCGTGGCGTTCGATTTTCCGGGACACGGCCGATCCGATCACCGCCCGCCGGGGGTGACGTACCATTTTATCGACTGGGTCCCGATCTTCTTCGACGTCGCCGACGCCCTCGGCTGGCAGACTTTCTCGCTGATGTGTCACTCGATGGGCGCCGCCGCGGCTAGCCTTGCGGCGGGCACTTACCCCGAGCGCATCGAGCGCATGGTGCTCATCGACGGGCTTGGCCCGTGGGCGAGCCCCGCCTCGGAGGCGCCCGGCCAGCTTCGAAAAGCCCTCGACGAGCGCAAGGTCCTCTCCGAGAAGAGCTCGCGGGTGTTCAACTCGCCCGAGGATGCGGTCAACACGGTCTCAGAGGTGCACGGTCTGTCACCCGCGAACGCCAAGTTGCTCGTCGATCGCGGCCTGGAGCAACTCGACGACGGCCAATGGCGCTTCACCTACGACCTTTTCCTGCGCGGCGCCTCCAATCTGCGACTCACCGAAGAGCAGGTGCTCGCCTTCTTCGGCGAAATTGAATGCCCGTCGCTGCTCATTCGCCCCAGGAGCGGCTGGCCGACCGACGCGGCGCACATGCAGCGTCGCATCGACGCGATCGCCACCCTCGAGGTGTTCGAGGTCGAGGGCGGCCATCACGTGCATCTGGAAAACCCGGAGCGGATCGTCGATGCGGTGGGCGAGTTTCTGAACCCTCACTGA
- the infC gene encoding translation initiation factor IF-3, which yields MGRRGSRHNRRRNSDAHRTNHEIRADKIRLIDPDGEQLGVVSAKEGQMKAKDLGLDLVEVAPKARPPVCRIMDYGKYKYQQSKKEKKTDNVSLKTVRMRPKTDDHDLKTKMNRAQRFLEKGNQVKFVMQMRGRERKYTDRWIDLLEEMIHDLEEQMDRDLKMVNAPESAGWQINALVEPG from the coding sequence ATCGGAAGAAGAGGAAGCAGACACAATCGGCGCCGCAACAGTGACGCGCATCGCACCAATCACGAAATTCGCGCAGACAAAATCCGGCTGATCGATCCGGACGGCGAACAGCTTGGCGTGGTGTCGGCCAAAGAAGGTCAGATGAAGGCCAAAGACTTGGGCCTCGATCTGGTCGAAGTGGCGCCGAAAGCAAGACCGCCGGTCTGTCGCATCATGGACTACGGGAAATACAAGTACCAACAGTCCAAGAAAGAGAAAAAGACAGACAACGTCTCGCTCAAGACGGTGCGCATGCGCCCGAAGACCGACGACCATGACCTCAAGACCAAGATGAATCGCGCCCAGCGGTTCCTCGAGAAGGGCAATCAGGTCAAGTTCGTCATGCAGATGCGTGGGCGTGAGCGCAAGTATACCGACAGGTGGATCGACCTGCTCGAAGAGATGATCCACGACCTGGAAGAGCAGATGGACCGTGACCTCAAGATGGTCAACGCTCCGGAGAGCGCAGGTT
- a CDS encoding YiiX/YebB-like N1pC/P60 family cysteine hydrolase produces MTRALIQQSIALAVSLATFVGCGPHRAEDNAATATRLERHAEFTQDMQLVRRYDEGLVDTLSYLGEHQELLPNPEGQSDVSAADKNKLRDVHGSVLDRMRALDQVKTFWKGSLRINPLTDKKAHARAFTAGFAAWLVQYRRGLEYVEMTVPNKPLETVLDEASPAHDLPEGSFGDLKYQIIHVKEVSRLFAGYGYYKTIRDDLRESNCHNEEPCAFAMELIETHYEASKAQLEDRGVVDFSYNAWDIARDTSFKAWFPVQTKVAMWMGDTRVRRKHQYLISNDQLRVMRDALDPGDIVVTRSNWYVSNVGLPGFWPHSELYVGSPDELEAYFDDEAVDAHFKEKTGHDGLVAYLKAEHPQAWAEFTRRDADGKPHRIIEARSEGVVFNSIYEAAGADYAAAMRPTTDKLAKAQAIAKAFGHWGKPYDFNFDFLTDQKLVCTELVYKAWQPAEKKEGVDFELDYVMGRTTLPVNEIVRQFDTQYESNERPLEFVYFLDGRESSGSAVVAGVDEFRKTWKRPKWDFAQK; encoded by the coding sequence ATGACACGCGCACTCATCCAACAGAGCATCGCCCTGGCCGTCAGCCTGGCCACCTTCGTCGGGTGTGGTCCCCACCGAGCCGAGGACAACGCCGCGACGGCCACGCGCCTGGAGCGCCACGCCGAATTCACCCAAGACATGCAGCTAGTGCGCCGTTACGACGAGGGTCTCGTGGACACTCTGTCTTACCTGGGCGAGCACCAAGAGCTTTTGCCCAACCCCGAGGGGCAATCGGACGTGAGCGCGGCTGACAAGAACAAGCTTCGCGACGTCCACGGCTCGGTGCTCGACCGGATGCGCGCGCTCGACCAGGTCAAGACCTTCTGGAAGGGCTCGCTTCGCATCAACCCGCTGACCGACAAGAAGGCGCATGCCCGCGCCTTCACCGCCGGCTTTGCCGCCTGGCTCGTCCAGTACCGCCGCGGGCTCGAGTACGTCGAGATGACCGTGCCCAACAAGCCGCTCGAGACGGTCTTGGACGAGGCTTCGCCGGCTCACGACCTCCCGGAGGGCTCGTTCGGCGACCTCAAATACCAGATCATCCACGTCAAAGAGGTCTCACGCCTGTTTGCCGGCTACGGCTACTACAAGACGATTCGTGACGACCTGCGCGAGTCGAATTGTCACAACGAGGAGCCGTGCGCGTTCGCCATGGAACTCATCGAGACGCATTACGAGGCGTCCAAAGCGCAGCTCGAAGACCGCGGCGTGGTCGATTTTAGCTACAACGCGTGGGATATCGCCCGCGACACCAGCTTCAAGGCGTGGTTCCCGGTGCAGACGAAGGTGGCCATGTGGATGGGCGACACCCGCGTGCGCCGTAAGCACCAGTACTTGATCTCGAACGACCAACTGCGAGTCATGCGCGACGCGCTCGACCCGGGCGACATCGTGGTCACGCGAAGCAACTGGTACGTCTCGAACGTCGGCCTGCCCGGCTTCTGGCCGCACTCGGAGCTGTACGTCGGCTCGCCCGACGAGCTCGAAGCCTACTTCGACGACGAGGCGGTCGACGCCCACTTCAAAGAGAAGACCGGCCACGACGGGTTGGTTGCCTATCTTAAGGCCGAACACCCGCAGGCATGGGCCGAGTTCACCCGGCGCGACGCCGACGGCAAACCGCACCGGATCATCGAGGCGCGCTCGGAGGGCGTGGTGTTCAACTCCATCTATGAGGCCGCCGGCGCCGACTACGCCGCCGCGATGCGCCCGACGACCGACAAACTCGCCAAGGCGCAGGCCATCGCCAAGGCGTTTGGCCACTGGGGCAAGCCGTACGACTTCAACTTCGACTTTCTGACCGACCAAAAGTTGGTGTGCACCGAGCTGGTCTACAAGGCGTGGCAGCCGGCCGAGAAGAAAGAAGGCGTCGACTTCGAACTCGACTACGTCATGGGCCGCACCACCCTGCCCGTCAACGAGATCGTGCGCCAATTCGACACGCAGTACGAGTCCAACGAGCGCCCGCTCGAGTTCGTCTACTTCCTCGACGGGCGCGAGTCTTCGGGCTCGGCGGTGGTCGCCGGGGTCGACGAGTTCAGAAAGACGTGGAAGCGACCCAAGTGGGATTTTGCGCAAAAGTAG
- a CDS encoding serine/threonine-protein kinase has product MNAPTKADKIEVDKTKADRLAEFTKVWETIGLQDQTIDVKLTHTMRPKTKLMEADARRSLPRLPRLVGPRAGAEAPEAMPELDFKHTIGEGGMGLVSLANQVPMGRDVAVKGLRDEARSQEMRMALLREGWTTGLLEHPNIIPVYTLGRDADDEPLIVMKRIEGVSWSELLRDPSKAPRDFDSDDPLDWHIDILAQVCNAVHYAHSKGIIHRDLKPENVMIGEFGEVYVLDWGIAVRLDEDPRGRLPSVAEVTSPAGTPAYMAPEMVTGDGRQLSKRTDVYLLGAILHEILTGHPPHRGDTLQAMLFEAFCSQPHDYDVSVPQPLVDICHRAMAADPAERFESAEAFRHALVDFTRHREALALADEAAQRLAILRDMLSEDARGDSADAAQVPGEAQIYKLFGECRFGFEQALRVERDNPAAKHGLQAVLETMAERELSRGAYQAASLLIADFPEPRPDFDRRLEALGEELENREQEFEHLQKIKREVDPEVGRTSRSVFAAVLGVVFCGLGVLIDTSWRFWDMPITHELLVAHGVFLVVMLVVALRFGRRWLFQNSANRRMMLGLLMMLIGSACYRTIIWIADLPLMPAIAGEVMYYGMGAAILGFAQDRRIAWSGLPYFPAGFLGALFPNYVMLIFAVTNLVALWVLAWALWPRRC; this is encoded by the coding sequence ATGAACGCGCCTACAAAAGCCGACAAGATCGAGGTCGACAAGACCAAGGCCGACCGACTCGCCGAGTTTACGAAGGTCTGGGAGACCATCGGGCTCCAAGACCAGACCATCGACGTCAAGCTCACCCACACGATGCGCCCCAAGACGAAGCTCATGGAGGCCGACGCGCGCCGAAGTCTGCCCAGGCTTCCTCGGCTCGTCGGCCCGCGGGCGGGCGCCGAGGCGCCGGAGGCGATGCCCGAACTCGACTTCAAGCACACCATCGGCGAGGGGGGCATGGGGCTGGTGTCGCTGGCGAATCAGGTGCCCATGGGCCGCGACGTGGCCGTCAAAGGCCTGCGCGACGAGGCGCGCTCTCAAGAGATGCGCATGGCGCTCCTGCGCGAGGGATGGACCACCGGGCTCCTCGAGCACCCCAATATCATCCCGGTCTACACGCTGGGGCGCGACGCCGACGACGAGCCCCTCATCGTCATGAAGCGCATCGAGGGCGTCTCCTGGAGCGAGTTGCTGCGCGACCCGTCGAAGGCCCCGCGCGACTTCGACTCCGACGACCCCCTCGACTGGCATATCGATATCCTGGCGCAGGTGTGCAACGCGGTGCACTACGCGCACAGCAAGGGGATCATCCACCGCGATCTCAAACCCGAAAACGTCATGATCGGCGAGTTCGGCGAGGTCTACGTGCTCGACTGGGGCATCGCGGTGCGCCTCGACGAGGACCCCAGGGGGCGCTTGCCGTCGGTCGCCGAGGTGACTTCACCGGCGGGCACGCCCGCCTACATGGCCCCCGAGATGGTCACCGGCGACGGTCGCCAGCTCTCCAAGCGCACCGACGTCTACCTGCTCGGCGCGATCCTGCACGAGATCTTGACCGGTCATCCGCCCCACAGGGGCGACACGTTGCAGGCGATGCTCTTCGAGGCGTTTTGCTCGCAGCCCCACGACTACGACGTGTCGGTGCCCCAGCCGCTCGTCGACATCTGCCATCGCGCCATGGCCGCCGACCCCGCCGAGCGCTTCGAGTCGGCCGAGGCGTTTCGCCACGCGCTCGTCGACTTCACCCGCCACCGCGAGGCGCTCGCCCTGGCCGACGAGGCCGCCCAACGCCTGGCCATCCTGCGCGACATGCTGAGCGAGGACGCCCGGGGTGACTCCGCAGACGCGGCGCAGGTTCCCGGCGAAGCACAGATTTACAAGCTCTTCGGCGAGTGTCGCTTCGGCTTCGAGCAGGCGCTGCGCGTCGAGCGCGACAACCCCGCCGCCAAGCACGGCCTGCAAGCCGTCCTCGAGACGATGGCCGAGCGCGAGCTGTCTCGCGGCGCCTATCAGGCCGCCTCATTGCTCATCGCCGACTTCCCCGAGCCACGCCCCGACTTCGATCGCCGCCTCGAGGCGCTCGGCGAGGAGCTCGAGAATCGCGAGCAGGAGTTCGAGCACCTCCAAAAGATCAAGCGCGAGGTCGACCCCGAGGTCGGACGCACCTCCCGCAGCGTCTTCGCCGCCGTCTTGGGCGTGGTCTTCTGCGGCCTGGGCGTGCTCATCGACACGAGCTGGCGCTTCTGGGACATGCCCATCACCCACGAGCTGCTCGTCGCCCACGGCGTCTTCTTGGTGGTCATGCTCGTCGTCGCGCTGCGCTTCGGGCGACGCTGGCTCTTCCAGAACTCCGCCAACCGCCGCATGATGCTCGGCCTGTTGATGATGCTCATCGGCTCGGCCTGCTACCGCACGATCATCTGGATCGCCGACCTCCCCCTGATGCCCGCGATCGCCGGCGAAGTGATGTACTACGGGATGGGCGCGGCCATCCTGGGCTTTGCCCAAGACCGGCGCATCGCCTGGTCGGGCCTTCCGTACTTCCCCGCCGGTTTCCTCGGCGCCCTCTTCCCCAACTACGTCATGCTCATCTTCGCGGTGACCAACCTGGTCGCCCTGTGGGTGCTCGCCTGGGCGTTGTGGCCGCGTCGGTGTTGA